The Clostridioides difficile genome has a segment encoding these proteins:
- a CDS encoding DUF2000 domain-containing protein → MEFDTKIKIVLRNDLETWQELNITAFLMSGIAGTQNIIGQPYVDKDDVHYLPMSQQPIMIHTASSEQMKELLKKALTKDVVMSIFTEELFKTYNDEDNRAMISQFKTDELNLVGIGIRGKKNHVDRLLKGFDLHK, encoded by the coding sequence ATGGAATTTGACACTAAAATAAAAATTGTTTTGAGAAATGACCTCGAAACGTGGCAAGAATTAAATATTACTGCATTTTTAATGAGTGGAATTGCTGGAACACAGAATATTATTGGACAGCCTTATGTAGATAAGGATGATGTTCATTATTTACCAATGTCACAGCAACCAATTATGATACATACAGCTTCAAGTGAACAGATGAAAGAATTGCTGAAAAAGGCACTGACAAAAGACGTAGTTATGTCTATTTTTACAGAAGAGCTATTTAAAACCTATAATGATGAAGATAACAGAGCAATGATTTCGCAATTTAAAACAGATGAGCTGAATCTTGTTGGTATTGGTATCCGTGGAAAAAAAAATCATGTAGATCGTCTACTTAAAGGCTTTGATTTGCACAAATAA
- a CDS encoding LysR family transcriptional regulator encodes MELKSLYTVKAIVETGSYQKAAKVLNYAQSTITFQIKQLENELSVKLFEKNRNKMELTQEGKEVLPMINKVIDATEELLCFKNNENEIRGTLKVALPETLVTYKMQPIFREFKEKAPNVKLSLQVMNCYAIYEQMLNGDIDIAIHYNIGKYPKSVITKNIDTYPLVLVSSTVLDECQRDFISSNQKKSVCHIQNDPNALYMKIFNQYLKKKDITLETELELWSIESIKLSVMSNLGVAFLPRFTVETELEQGVLNEINTDIINNEITAVYAYNKNKWQSPAMSLFLQIIDDFYEIK; translated from the coding sequence ATGGAACTAAAAAGTCTTTATACAGTCAAAGCAATAGTTGAAACAGGAAGCTACCAAAAAGCTGCAAAGGTACTTAACTATGCTCAGTCGACCATTACATTTCAAATTAAACAGCTTGAAAATGAATTATCTGTAAAGTTATTTGAAAAAAATAGGAATAAGATGGAGTTGACACAAGAAGGTAAAGAGGTACTTCCAATGATAAATAAGGTAATTGATGCAACAGAGGAATTGCTATGTTTTAAAAATAATGAAAATGAAATAAGAGGAACACTTAAAGTGGCATTACCAGAAACATTAGTAACTTATAAAATGCAGCCAATATTTAGGGAATTTAAAGAAAAAGCTCCTAATGTAAAATTGTCACTGCAGGTTATGAATTGTTATGCAATTTATGAGCAAATGCTAAATGGAGATATTGATATTGCTATTCATTATAATATCGGTAAATATCCTAAAAGTGTCATTACTAAGAATATAGATACATATCCTCTTGTCTTGGTTTCATCAACAGTTTTAGATGAATGTCAAAGAGATTTTATTTCTTCAAATCAAAAAAAATCTGTATGCCATATACAAAATGACCCTAATGCACTATACATGAAAATATTCAATCAATATTTGAAAAAGAAAGACATAACATTGGAAACAGAACTAGAACTATGGAGTATTGAATCTATTAAACTTAGTGTGATGAGCAATTTGGGAGTTGCGTTTTTACCACGTTTCACAGTGGAAACAGAACTAGAACAAGGTGTTTTAAATGAAATTAATACAGACATCATTAATAATGAGATTACTGCTGTTTATGCTTACAATAAGAATAAATGGCAAAGTCCTGCTATGAGCCTGTTTCTTCAAATTATTGATGATTTTTATGAAATCAAATAA
- a CDS encoding helix-turn-helix domain-containing protein — protein sequence MESLGDRIAKLRKELDINQKELATKVGITEASLSRYENNLREPKSEIIVRLAKELKTSTDYLLGINENTKINREDKLIIESLSISEKTKQLLEKIYSLEEEDREAIEKMIDNAYIKRFLKEEN from the coding sequence ATGGAAAGTTTAGGAGATAGAATAGCAAAGCTAAGAAAAGAGTTGGATATAAATCAAAAGGAACTTGCTACTAAAGTTGGTATAACTGAAGCTAGTTTATCACGTTATGAAAATAATCTGCGAGAACCTAAAAGTGAAATAATAGTAAGATTAGCAAAAGAACTGAAGACATCTACAGATTATTTATTAGGTATAAATGAAAATACAAAAATAAATAGAGAAGACAAATTAATAATAGAAAGTTTATCAATTAGTGAAAAAACAAAACAGCTTTTAGAAAAGATATATTCACTTGAAGAAGAAGATAGAGAAGCTATAGAAAAAATGATTGATAATGCTTATATAAAGAGATTTTTAAAAGAAGAGAACTAA